In a single window of the Arthrobacter sp. StoSoilA2 genome:
- the dnaB gene encoding replicative DNA helicase — MSVTHLDSIEGARASDSSRKPPQDIPAEQSVLGGMMLSKDAIADVVEIVRGHDFYRPAHETIYESIIDLYGRGEPADAVTVSDELTKRGEINRIGGPAYLHELIQTVPTAANAGYYAEIVAERAVLRRLVNAGTKIVQMGYGQDGEVEDLVNQAQAEVYAVAEKRTAEDYVALKDVMESTVDEIEASGHRGEGMVGVPTGFYELDELTHGLHPGQMIVIAARPAVGKSTFALDFARSAAIKNNLATVMFSLEMGRNEIAMRLLSAEATIGLQDLRKGTIKDEQWSKIATTMGRMNDAPLFIDDSPNMSLMEIRAKCRRLKQQHDLKLVILDYLQLMSSGKKVESRQQEVSEFSRALKLLAKELQVPVIALSQLNRGSEQRQDKRPMVSDLRESGSIEQDADMVILLHREDVYDKESPRAGEADILIAKHRNGPTKDIVVAFQGHYSRFANMAGDAGGGGGF; from the coding sequence TTGTCAGTTACGCACTTGGACTCAATCGAGGGCGCACGCGCTTCGGACTCGAGCCGGAAACCTCCGCAGGACATCCCCGCTGAGCAGTCAGTCCTTGGCGGCATGATGTTGTCCAAGGACGCAATCGCAGACGTCGTCGAAATTGTCCGTGGCCACGACTTCTACCGTCCCGCCCACGAGACCATTTACGAGTCGATCATTGACCTCTACGGCCGCGGCGAACCTGCCGACGCAGTTACGGTCTCCGATGAGCTGACCAAGCGCGGAGAGATCAACAGGATCGGCGGACCGGCCTACCTGCACGAGCTCATCCAAACCGTTCCCACAGCCGCCAACGCAGGCTATTACGCCGAGATCGTGGCAGAGCGCGCAGTGTTGCGCCGACTCGTGAACGCCGGCACCAAGATCGTCCAGATGGGCTACGGCCAGGACGGCGAAGTGGAAGACCTCGTCAACCAGGCACAGGCCGAGGTCTACGCGGTTGCTGAAAAGCGTACTGCCGAAGACTACGTGGCGTTGAAGGACGTCATGGAGTCCACCGTGGACGAGATCGAAGCTTCCGGGCATCGCGGCGAAGGCATGGTTGGCGTTCCCACCGGTTTCTATGAGCTCGACGAACTGACCCATGGACTCCACCCGGGCCAGATGATCGTTATCGCTGCCCGCCCTGCCGTCGGTAAGTCCACGTTCGCGTTGGACTTCGCCCGCTCCGCCGCTATCAAGAACAACCTGGCCACAGTCATGTTCTCCCTCGAAATGGGCAGGAACGAGATCGCGATGCGCCTGCTTTCCGCCGAAGCGACCATCGGACTGCAGGACCTTCGTAAGGGCACGATCAAGGACGAGCAGTGGTCCAAGATCGCCACCACCATGGGCCGAATGAACGATGCCCCGCTCTTCATTGACGACAGCCCCAATATGTCGCTCATGGAAATCAGGGCAAAGTGCCGCCGGCTGAAGCAGCAGCATGACCTCAAACTCGTGATCCTCGACTACCTCCAGCTCATGAGCTCGGGCAAGAAAGTGGAGTCCCGCCAGCAGGAAGTCTCCGAGTTCTCGCGTGCCCTCAAGCTGCTCGCCAAGGAACTTCAGGTCCCCGTCATTGCGCTGTCGCAGCTGAACCGTGGTTCCGAACAGCGCCAGGACAAGCGCCCCATGGTCTCCGACCTCCGTGAATCCGGCTCCATCGAGCAGGATGCCGACATGGTCATCCTCCTCCACAGGGAAGACGTCTACGACAAAGAATCGCCGCGTGCAGGCGAAGCCGACATCCTCATCGCCAAGCACCGTAACGGCCCCACCAAGGACATCGTCGTGGCGTTCCAGGGTCACTACTCGCGTTTCGCCAACATGGCTGGCGATGCCGGTGGTGGCGGCGGGTTCTAG
- a CDS encoding alpha/beta hydrolase, translating into MGPLESTQANVTGAATARTDEGGGSPLGPGSRAAVQAKRRRPARVRKLDLAIILILVILLALSATPWPSAMLIRSVFERGAQSTIDEMAPYVPDTPLEERAGVVYKPGSTFDVFSPAGTTEALPTIVWIHGGAWISGAQGDVEPYLRILAAEGYTTIGVSYPIAPEAVYPTAIRDINDALGYIKAHASELNVDTTRIVLAGDSAGAQLASQMTTLTVNPEYANLMGIQPALQKSDLAATILHCGVYDLRAMADLNGLVAWGFKTSLWAYTGTKDWSSTYAGSTMSTIDFVTKDFPPTFISGGNGDGLTWLQSVPYSNRLKEAGVPVTELFWAADHDPELPHEYQFHLNFAEARDARDKTFDFLSTHAARSK; encoded by the coding sequence ATGGGGCCATTGGAATCGACTCAAGCCAACGTGACTGGCGCGGCAACAGCCCGGACGGATGAGGGAGGTGGTTCCCCTTTAGGTCCCGGTTCCAGGGCAGCTGTGCAGGCCAAACGACGGCGTCCTGCCCGAGTGAGGAAACTCGACCTCGCCATCATTCTGATCTTGGTCATCCTGCTTGCCCTGTCGGCCACTCCTTGGCCCTCCGCCATGTTGATTCGCAGTGTTTTTGAGCGCGGAGCGCAGTCCACCATTGACGAGATGGCGCCCTACGTCCCGGACACTCCGTTGGAGGAGCGGGCCGGTGTCGTTTATAAGCCCGGTTCTACTTTCGATGTTTTCAGTCCTGCCGGCACTACCGAGGCGCTCCCGACGATCGTCTGGATCCATGGCGGTGCGTGGATCTCGGGGGCTCAAGGCGATGTGGAACCCTATCTTCGGATTCTTGCTGCCGAGGGCTACACGACCATTGGGGTGAGCTACCCGATCGCGCCGGAGGCCGTCTACCCCACCGCGATACGGGACATCAACGATGCGCTCGGCTACATCAAAGCGCACGCCAGTGAATTGAACGTGGACACCACCCGGATTGTTCTGGCTGGCGATTCAGCAGGCGCGCAGTTGGCCAGCCAAATGACCACTCTCACTGTTAACCCCGAGTATGCCAACCTGATGGGGATCCAGCCCGCGCTCCAGAAATCGGACCTCGCGGCCACCATCCTGCATTGCGGTGTGTATGACCTGCGGGCCATGGCCGACCTCAATGGCCTGGTTGCGTGGGGCTTCAAAACCTCGCTGTGGGCCTACACCGGAACGAAGGACTGGTCCTCCACATATGCGGGCAGCACCATGTCCACCATTGATTTTGTAACCAAGGATTTCCCGCCGACCTTCATCAGCGGCGGCAACGGCGATGGTCTGACGTGGCTTCAGTCGGTTCCCTACAGCAATCGCCTGAAGGAAGCGGGTGTTCCGGTGACCGAATTGTTTTGGGCCGCGGACCACGATCCCGAACTGCCGCATGAGTACCAGTTCCACTTGAACTTCGCCGAGGCGCGCGATGCCAGGGACAAGACCTTCGACTTCCTGTCCACGCACGCCGCCAGGTCGAAGTGA
- a CDS encoding SDR family NAD(P)-dependent oxidoreductase — MTTIQRTAVLTGATSDRGIGLTTARRYANQGWGIVILDLDGEKSAKVAADIANEFNVPAFGYEIDVANEASVTAAQAAVAAEVAAGNLPPVGALANIAGITSPIPFLETTLELWHKVMDVNATGTYLVTKAFLPDMIANGWGRIVNMSSVSAQRGGGVFGKVPYSAAKAAILGFTKALAREIGETGVTVNAITPGAVDTNIRVGSTEEQEAAINAGIPLGRNATTEEVAAVITFLSSEDSAYLTGTTIDINGGSHIH, encoded by the coding sequence ATGACCACCATCCAGCGCACCGCCGTCCTCACCGGAGCTACCTCCGATCGCGGCATCGGCCTGACCACCGCCCGCCGCTACGCCAACCAAGGCTGGGGCATCGTCATTCTGGACCTCGACGGCGAGAAGTCCGCCAAGGTTGCCGCCGATATAGCCAACGAATTCAACGTCCCCGCGTTCGGCTACGAAATCGACGTGGCCAACGAAGCCTCCGTCACCGCAGCCCAGGCAGCCGTCGCCGCGGAAGTTGCCGCCGGGAACCTCCCGCCCGTGGGCGCCCTTGCCAACATCGCCGGCATCACCTCGCCCATCCCGTTCCTGGAGACCACCCTCGAGCTGTGGCACAAGGTCATGGACGTCAACGCGACCGGTACATACCTCGTCACCAAGGCATTCCTTCCGGACATGATCGCCAACGGCTGGGGCCGCATCGTCAACATGTCCTCGGTCTCCGCCCAGCGCGGCGGCGGCGTGTTCGGCAAGGTTCCCTACTCCGCGGCCAAGGCTGCCATCCTCGGCTTCACCAAGGCACTTGCCCGCGAAATCGGCGAGACCGGTGTGACCGTCAACGCCATCACCCCCGGCGCCGTGGACACCAACATCCGCGTCGGCAGCACCGAAGAGCAGGAAGCTGCCATCAACGCAGGCATCCCCTTGGGCCGCAACGCCACCACCGAGGAAGTTGCCGCCGTCATCACGTTCCTCTCCTCCGAGGACTCCGCGTACCTGACGGGCACCACCATCGACATCAACGGCGGCAGCCACATCCACTAG
- a CDS encoding CaiB/BaiF CoA-transferase family protein — MTHQTIAPLDGVRVLELGNYIAAPTAGRLLADFGAEVIKVERPGTGDELRNWRLHKGNTSMLYRTLNRNKKSVVLDLRTEAGRQAVLALVAKCDILLENFRPGTLEKWGLGPEVLNQANPDLIVTRISAFGQTGPLSERPGFAAVAEAYSGFRNLVGDPDRAPVRVGVSIGDSIAGLYAAFGSMMSLYQREARRRDSAGAVPLTERIIDVALNEAMFSMMESLIPDYQAYGVDRQRVGGRMEGIAPSNAYVCKDGASIVVAGNGDSIYQRYMETIGRADLAKDPELQSNAGRWARREELDQAIGEWSAQLTAPEALAALDAVGVPAGPIYTAADISTDSQYAARNMIQKFDVSTGEEILPGVGFPGIVPVIGDQSLPIRNLGPDLGENTEEILGGLLHLDAAQIDAASGREEALRP; from the coding sequence ATGACACACCAAACAATCGCCCCATTGGACGGCGTTCGAGTCCTCGAACTCGGCAATTACATCGCCGCTCCCACGGCTGGCAGGCTGCTCGCCGATTTCGGTGCTGAAGTCATCAAGGTCGAGCGTCCAGGCACCGGAGACGAGCTCCGCAATTGGCGCCTCCACAAGGGCAACACGTCGATGCTCTACCGCACGCTGAACCGCAACAAGAAGTCAGTGGTCCTGGATCTCCGAACGGAAGCGGGCCGGCAGGCCGTGTTGGCGCTCGTTGCAAAATGCGACATCCTGCTGGAGAACTTCCGTCCTGGAACGCTGGAAAAGTGGGGCCTCGGCCCCGAAGTCCTCAACCAGGCCAATCCGGACCTCATCGTCACCCGCATCTCTGCCTTTGGGCAGACGGGGCCACTGTCCGAGCGGCCCGGTTTTGCCGCCGTCGCCGAAGCGTATAGCGGGTTCCGCAACCTGGTGGGCGATCCGGACCGCGCGCCCGTCCGCGTGGGCGTCTCCATCGGAGACTCGATCGCGGGCCTTTACGCCGCCTTCGGCTCCATGATGAGCCTGTACCAGCGTGAAGCACGACGCCGGGACTCGGCTGGCGCTGTGCCGCTCACCGAGCGCATCATCGACGTCGCGCTGAACGAGGCGATGTTCTCCATGATGGAATCGCTCATTCCGGATTACCAGGCCTATGGCGTGGACCGGCAGCGCGTTGGCGGCCGCATGGAAGGGATCGCTCCCTCCAACGCCTATGTCTGCAAGGACGGCGCCAGCATTGTGGTGGCCGGCAACGGGGACTCCATTTACCAGCGGTACATGGAAACCATCGGCCGGGCGGACCTCGCCAAGGATCCCGAGCTGCAGAGCAATGCAGGACGCTGGGCACGCCGCGAGGAACTGGACCAAGCCATCGGCGAATGGTCCGCGCAGCTGACAGCTCCTGAAGCTTTGGCAGCCCTGGACGCCGTTGGGGTTCCGGCTGGTCCCATCTACACAGCCGCGGACATCAGCACGGACAGCCAGTACGCGGCCCGCAACATGATCCAGAAGTTCGACGTTTCCACTGGCGAGGAGATCCTTCCGGGGGTAGGTTTCCCGGGCATCGTTCCCGTGATCGGAGACCAGTCCCTGCCCATCCGCAACCTGGGACCGGATCTCGGCGAAAACACTGAAGAAATCCTTGGCGGGCTCCTTCACTTGGATGCTGCGCAAATCGATGCGGCTTCGGGCCGCGAGGAGGCTCTCCGACCATGA
- a CDS encoding zf-TFIIB domain-containing protein, with protein sequence MDSIDLVMSERSGVEIDYCPQCRGVWLDRGELDKIIDRVAADSMPAPARQAPAPPHPPIAPPPVYNPFESRPQQPRYDDRGDRRDYDRRDYERRGDYGRKRKKKEGFLGDLFDF encoded by the coding sequence GTGGATTCCATTGACCTGGTGATGAGCGAACGAAGCGGCGTGGAGATTGACTATTGCCCGCAATGCCGGGGTGTATGGCTGGACCGCGGTGAGCTGGACAAGATCATTGATCGCGTCGCTGCCGACTCCATGCCGGCCCCTGCGAGGCAGGCGCCGGCCCCGCCGCACCCTCCGATCGCACCGCCGCCCGTCTACAACCCCTTTGAATCGCGGCCCCAACAACCCCGCTACGATGACCGCGGCGATCGACGCGACTATGACCGCCGGGATTATGAGCGCAGGGGTGACTATGGCCGTAAACGCAAGAAGAAGGAAGGCTTCCTGGGAGACCTTTTCGATTTCTAG
- a CDS encoding sugar phosphate isomerase/epimerase has product MFHHRLGCSSISFRHQDLATALKAMGALGFEEIDLGALPGVCDHVPYVLDAEAVETVAAVVNNAGLRVRSVNGDVGDLNALLDGGAQEARDRHLEMLLALAAKTGAKALVLPCGAIDHDPVKSLEEDIDAVAAQLIHASARAKEFGVELWTESLHYYRLCWNTERAQLLADRLAGSDVGIVMDFSHIVASGGDPLDFVNRFSASIKHVHLRDAVPATENEPGNINLSIGNGKADFPAGLAALREVGYTGHFSLELETRDVTHDERPAAAAKAANYITDLI; this is encoded by the coding sequence ATGTTCCATCACCGACTGGGCTGTTCTTCCATCAGCTTCCGACACCAGGATTTGGCGACTGCCCTGAAAGCCATGGGCGCCCTCGGCTTCGAAGAAATCGACCTTGGCGCGCTGCCCGGCGTTTGCGACCACGTGCCCTACGTACTGGACGCTGAGGCAGTCGAGACGGTCGCCGCCGTCGTCAATAACGCGGGCCTGCGGGTCCGCTCGGTAAACGGCGACGTCGGGGACCTGAACGCATTGCTCGACGGCGGTGCGCAGGAAGCGCGCGATCGGCACCTGGAGATGCTGCTCGCCTTGGCGGCAAAGACCGGCGCGAAGGCTCTGGTCCTGCCGTGCGGCGCGATCGACCATGACCCGGTGAAGAGCTTGGAAGAGGACATCGACGCTGTGGCAGCTCAACTGATCCACGCGTCTGCCCGCGCCAAAGAGTTCGGCGTCGAGCTGTGGACCGAATCCCTGCACTACTACCGGTTGTGCTGGAACACGGAGCGCGCCCAACTGCTCGCCGACCGCCTGGCGGGCTCCGACGTCGGAATCGTCATGGACTTCAGCCACATCGTCGCCTCCGGAGGCGACCCCCTGGACTTCGTCAATCGTTTCTCCGCCAGCATCAAACACGTCCACTTACGGGACGCTGTGCCCGCCACGGAAAACGAACCGGGGAACATCAACCTCAGCATCGGCAATGGCAAGGCCGACTTCCCTGCCGGACTCGCAGCCCTGCGGGAAGTTGGCTACACCGGCCACTTCTCCCTGGAGCTCGAAACCAGGGACGTCACCCATGATGAACGCCCGGCAGCCGCAGCCAAAGCTGCCAATTACATCACAGACCTCATCTGA
- a CDS encoding ribose-5-phosphate isomerase, with protein MRIIVGADEAGVEYKDRILADLEADSRVTEVIDIGVNPADEDFSKPYPYVGIAAGEMIRDGKADRAILFCGTGIGVAIAANKVPGIRATAAHDSFSVERSILSNDCQVLTMGQRVVGVELARRLAKEWIGYAFDPQSSSAAKVRVLSDFEGC; from the coding sequence ATGCGCATCATTGTGGGCGCCGACGAAGCAGGCGTTGAGTACAAAGACCGGATCCTGGCCGACCTTGAGGCTGACTCCCGGGTCACAGAGGTCATCGACATCGGAGTAAACCCTGCGGACGAGGACTTCAGCAAGCCCTATCCGTACGTGGGCATCGCGGCCGGTGAAATGATCCGCGACGGCAAGGCCGATCGGGCCATCCTGTTCTGCGGCACAGGAATCGGCGTGGCCATCGCCGCCAACAAGGTTCCGGGCATCCGGGCTACCGCTGCACACGACTCCTTCTCCGTGGAGCGATCCATCCTGTCCAACGACTGCCAGGTCCTCACCATGGGCCAGCGCGTTGTGGGCGTGGAGCTGGCGCGTCGGCTCGCCAAGGAATGGATCGGCTACGCGTTCGACCCCCAATCCAGCTCGGCCGCGAAGGTCAGGGTTCTGAGCGACTTCGAGGGCTGCTAG
- a CDS encoding dihydroxyacetone kinase family protein, whose protein sequence is MTRIFNDPADFADEALAGFCDAHSDLVRQVEGGAVRRSRPAAPKVAVITGGGSGHYPAFAGIIGPGFADGAVVGNIFTSPSTQQAYSVAKAANSGAGVVFTYGNYAGDVMNFGMASERLNTEGIPAENVLVTDDIASASPEEIEKRRGIAGDFVVFKVMGAAAEAGLNLESVVRVGRKANSLTRTIGTAFSGCTFPGADQPLFKLPEGQMGLGLGIHGEPGLFDTELPSAVELGQELVKRVLAETPGSGSTRLAVMLNGLGSTKHEELFVLWRTVAPLLRETGYTLVMPEVGELVTSLDMAGASLTLTWLDDELEQYWTAPALTPAYRRGAVGFEAASFEDPGVDASATDAVDYSSTSESREYAGQCLSALDATAALLRDSETKLGDMDAIAGDGDHGRGMVRGSAAALAAASVAYARGAGAGSLLIAAGDAWADKAGGTSGVLWGAGLRAFGERLGDAETPTPVVLAESVRAFADRITSLGKADLGDKTMVDALLPFASTFAASVAAGSMAEEAWSSAADVSSKAAAAAAELRPLKGRARPLAEKSIGTPDPGATSLAMVFAAVGPHFTAVPATAGNFAASN, encoded by the coding sequence ATGACCAGAATCTTCAACGATCCCGCCGACTTCGCTGACGAAGCCCTCGCCGGTTTCTGTGACGCCCACTCGGACCTCGTCCGCCAGGTAGAAGGCGGCGCAGTCCGCCGCAGCCGCCCCGCAGCACCGAAGGTCGCCGTCATTACCGGCGGCGGCTCCGGACACTACCCGGCCTTCGCAGGCATCATCGGACCGGGTTTCGCTGACGGCGCCGTGGTGGGCAACATCTTCACTTCGCCCTCCACCCAACAGGCCTACTCCGTGGCCAAGGCTGCCAACTCCGGCGCCGGCGTCGTCTTCACTTACGGCAACTACGCCGGGGATGTCATGAACTTCGGCATGGCCAGCGAACGCTTGAACACCGAAGGCATCCCGGCGGAAAACGTGCTGGTCACGGACGACATCGCCAGCGCCTCCCCCGAGGAGATCGAAAAGCGCCGCGGCATTGCCGGGGACTTCGTGGTCTTCAAGGTCATGGGTGCTGCCGCGGAGGCCGGGCTGAATCTCGAGTCAGTGGTCCGCGTGGGACGCAAGGCCAACAGCCTTACCAGGACCATCGGCACTGCATTCAGTGGCTGCACCTTCCCTGGCGCCGACCAGCCATTGTTCAAGCTTCCCGAGGGACAGATGGGCCTGGGCCTGGGTATCCACGGCGAGCCTGGACTATTCGATACCGAGCTGCCGTCCGCCGTCGAGCTTGGCCAGGAGCTGGTGAAGCGCGTGCTGGCTGAGACGCCCGGGTCCGGTTCAACGCGGCTGGCCGTGATGCTCAATGGATTGGGTTCAACGAAGCACGAGGAACTGTTCGTTCTCTGGCGCACTGTGGCTCCCCTCCTCCGCGAGACTGGCTACACGCTGGTCATGCCGGAGGTCGGCGAACTGGTGACCAGCCTGGACATGGCCGGCGCTTCGCTGACGCTCACGTGGCTGGATGATGAACTTGAGCAGTACTGGACCGCTCCCGCGTTGACGCCGGCGTACCGTCGTGGGGCTGTTGGCTTCGAGGCTGCTTCGTTCGAAGACCCGGGCGTCGACGCTTCTGCCACTGACGCTGTTGACTACTCCTCCACCAGCGAGTCGCGCGAATACGCTGGGCAATGCCTCTCCGCCCTGGACGCTACTGCCGCCCTGTTGCGGGACTCCGAAACAAAACTGGGCGACATGGACGCAATCGCTGGCGACGGCGACCACGGACGCGGCATGGTCCGCGGATCCGCGGCAGCCCTCGCAGCGGCATCTGTTGCTTATGCACGTGGAGCCGGCGCTGGCTCCTTGCTCATTGCTGCCGGAGACGCCTGGGCCGACAAGGCCGGCGGTACGTCGGGAGTCCTGTGGGGTGCCGGACTGCGTGCCTTTGGCGAGCGGCTGGGAGACGCAGAAACCCCGACGCCGGTAGTCCTCGCCGAATCTGTTCGCGCCTTCGCGGACCGCATCACGAGCCTCGGCAAGGCGGACCTTGGCGACAAGACCATGGTGGATGCCCTGCTGCCGTTCGCTTCGACGTTCGCGGCGTCCGTTGCTGCCGGATCCATGGCCGAGGAGGCCTGGTCTTCCGCGGCTGACGTCTCTTCCAAGGCAGCTGCGGCCGCGGCAGAACTCCGTCCGTTGAAGGGCCGCGCCAGGCCGCTGGCCGAGAAGAGCATCGGCACGCCGGATCCAGGGGCGACGTCGCTCGCCATGGTGTTTGCCGCCGTCGGGCCGCATTTCACCGCAGTTCCCGCCACTGCAGGCAACTTCGCAGCAAGCAACTAG
- a CDS encoding FMN reductase gives METRRITVLSAGLGVPSSSRLLADQLAASAERQLRAAGYEVRIDVVELRDLAVDIANNFVTGYAAPRLAEVIAGVEDSDGIIAVSPVFSASYSGLFKSFIDVLDPKSLDGKAVLLGATGGTDRHQMVLDYAMRPLFSYLRTRTAATGVFAGPQDWGNDDGGSPLSARVDRAAGELVQLLSGAQPGRKAPALESLPFEQLLAGISAGR, from the coding sequence ATGGAAACCCGCCGCATCACCGTCCTTTCCGCCGGACTCGGCGTCCCGTCGTCGAGCCGCCTGCTGGCGGACCAACTGGCCGCCTCCGCCGAGCGGCAGTTGCGCGCGGCAGGATATGAGGTGAGGATTGACGTCGTCGAGCTGCGGGACCTGGCGGTGGACATCGCCAACAACTTCGTGACCGGCTATGCCGCGCCCCGCCTCGCAGAAGTGATCGCCGGCGTCGAGGATTCAGACGGAATCATCGCCGTCAGTCCCGTTTTCAGCGCGTCCTATAGCGGCCTCTTCAAGTCGTTCATCGACGTCCTGGACCCCAAGTCCCTCGACGGCAAAGCCGTACTGCTTGGCGCCACAGGCGGCACCGACCGCCACCAGATGGTCCTGGACTATGCCATGCGGCCGCTGTTCAGCTACCTCAGGACCCGCACGGCTGCCACCGGCGTCTTCGCCGGGCCCCAGGACTGGGGAAACGACGACGGCGGCTCGCCCCTCTCAGCGCGAGTGGACCGGGCGGCCGGCGAACTCGTGCAACTGCTCAGTGGCGCCCAGCCGGGCCGCAAGGCCCCGGCGCTGGAGTCACTGCCCTTCGAACAGCTGCTGGCCGGCATTTCAGCCGGCAGGTAG
- a CDS encoding SLC13 family permease → MSDIAVLINTAVAVLAAVVLIVRFRVNPVISLVIASVYLGLAVGLGVEKTVKTITSGFGEIMVDVGLLIAFGVLMGSILNQSGAIRRLVEHLLKTFGPKRLPYTMGLAIGTLLQSIFLDVLLVISAPLARKLAPKIGKLGTARMATAMAIALECGIVFTVPGVASLALAGLLNVPLGKMLLFGLLLVIPIIIISIAIMTFLFRRGFWNETKDEDHTFVAEEDSEGEEPTSGPLPATNTAGKSAVGSNTKPTGAAVAVAERESKEKPLIMLFAPLLTSLILIGAGAILQIFKIDLPWLQLLGEPVIALLIGLIGTCLVTRASIGQKKVEEAITVGFKESGQILILTGVGGSLAATVKAAGLGDILGGFFSASTVAPLLVVWAIAAVLHIAVGSVTLSAITAAGLLAPIAPAIGLDPVLLALAAGAGSLFMVHVTSNTFWLLQSLLGQSVRGALKSVTVGVSVASVVAILLILPMSLLF, encoded by the coding sequence ATGTCAGACATTGCTGTTCTGATCAACACAGCTGTAGCGGTCTTGGCCGCCGTCGTGCTGATCGTCCGCTTCAGAGTCAACCCCGTCATCTCCCTGGTCATCGCCTCCGTATACCTGGGCCTGGCCGTCGGCCTCGGCGTCGAAAAGACCGTCAAAACCATCACCTCCGGCTTCGGTGAGATCATGGTGGACGTCGGCCTGCTCATCGCCTTCGGCGTCTTAATGGGCTCCATCCTCAATCAGAGTGGCGCCATCCGGCGCCTTGTGGAGCATCTGCTCAAGACTTTTGGCCCGAAACGCCTGCCTTACACGATGGGCCTGGCAATAGGCACACTCCTCCAGTCCATCTTCCTTGACGTCCTGCTCGTCATCTCAGCCCCGCTGGCCCGCAAACTCGCCCCGAAAATCGGAAAGCTGGGTACAGCCCGCATGGCAACCGCCATGGCCATCGCCCTGGAATGCGGCATTGTCTTTACGGTTCCGGGCGTAGCCTCGCTGGCCTTGGCAGGCCTCCTCAACGTTCCACTCGGCAAGATGCTGCTCTTCGGCCTGTTGCTGGTTATTCCGATCATCATCATTTCCATTGCCATCATGACGTTCCTCTTCCGCCGCGGTTTCTGGAATGAAACCAAGGACGAGGACCACACCTTCGTGGCCGAGGAAGACAGCGAGGGCGAGGAGCCCACCAGCGGCCCCCTCCCCGCAACAAATACCGCCGGCAAGTCCGCAGTCGGCTCCAACACGAAGCCAACCGGCGCTGCAGTGGCTGTTGCCGAACGCGAGAGCAAAGAGAAGCCGCTGATCATGCTCTTTGCACCGCTCCTGACTTCCCTGATCCTCATCGGCGCCGGAGCCATCCTGCAGATTTTCAAGATTGATCTGCCCTGGCTCCAATTGCTTGGCGAACCCGTCATCGCCCTTCTCATCGGACTCATTGGTACGTGCCTTGTCACCCGTGCATCCATCGGGCAGAAGAAGGTTGAGGAGGCCATCACTGTCGGCTTCAAGGAAAGCGGCCAGATCCTGATCCTCACCGGTGTGGGCGGATCCTTGGCGGCCACGGTAAAGGCCGCCGGCCTCGGCGATATCCTTGGTGGCTTCTTCTCAGCGAGCACCGTCGCCCCGCTCCTGGTGGTCTGGGCCATCGCCGCAGTGCTGCACATCGCCGTCGGGTCTGTCACCCTGTCCGCCATTACGGCAGCCGGCCTGCTGGCACCCATCGCTCCCGCGATCGGCCTGGATCCAGTACTGCTCGCCCTCGCAGCCGGCGCCGGATCGCTCTTCATGGTTCACGTCACCAGCAACACGTTCTGGCTCCTGCAGTCCCTTTTGGGCCAGAGTGTGAGGGGTGCATTGAAATCGGTCACCGTGGGAGTTTCGGTAGCCTCGGTGGTCGCGATCTTGCTGATCCTGCCCATGAGCCTGCTGTTCTAA